One genomic segment of Leptolyngbya sp. CCY15150 includes these proteins:
- a CDS encoding zinc ABC transporter substrate-binding protein, which translates to MKKHNDMGRVTTQGARATWGAIALIGSLLAGCGSAPVGEGESDRPRVVTTTTVIAHWTQELGGDAIELVPLMDPGVDPHIYEPVPADTVAIESADLIFYNGYDLEPGLIRIIEATGIDATVVPVAESVSPLDMEQEGQRVPDPHVWGDVSHAVTMVETMRDQLIALLPEERDRIQQNATDYITQLRSLDAWVTEQVATIPAHQRQLVTTHDAFQYYARAYGLEVPGTLIGISTEEQPSAQTVQRLVDTIRTLNVPAIFAETTLNPQLITTVAQEAGVPLADQELYSDSLGAQGSRGDTYITMIEANTEAIVVNLGGQFTPFSP; encoded by the coding sequence ATGAAAAAACATAACGACATGGGGAGAGTAACAACTCAGGGAGCCAGGGCGACATGGGGAGCGATCGCCCTGATTGGCTCGTTACTTGCGGGCTGTGGCTCAGCGCCGGTGGGAGAAGGAGAGAGCGATCGCCCTAGGGTCGTCACTACCACCACCGTGATTGCTCACTGGACGCAGGAGCTGGGCGGTGACGCCATTGAGCTGGTGCCGTTGATGGATCCGGGAGTCGATCCTCATATTTATGAACCGGTACCGGCAGATACGGTGGCCATCGAGTCGGCGGATCTGATTTTCTACAACGGCTATGACCTGGAGCCAGGGCTGATTCGCATCATCGAAGCGACGGGGATTGATGCCACCGTGGTGCCGGTAGCGGAATCGGTGTCGCCCTTGGATATGGAGCAGGAGGGTCAACGTGTACCCGATCCCCATGTGTGGGGCGATGTCAGCCATGCGGTGACCATGGTGGAAACAATGCGCGATCAGCTGATCGCCCTGCTGCCCGAAGAACGCGATCGCATTCAGCAAAATGCCACGGATTACATCACCCAACTACGATCGCTGGATGCCTGGGTGACCGAGCAGGTGGCCACCATTCCCGCCCATCAACGGCAACTGGTCACCACCCATGATGCCTTTCAGTACTACGCCCGCGCCTATGGGCTGGAGGTACCCGGCACCCTGATCGGCATTAGCACCGAAGAACAGCCCAGCGCCCAAACCGTGCAGCGCCTCGTAGACACCATTCGTACCCTCAATGTCCCGGCTATCTTTGCCGAAACCACCCTCAATCCCCAACTGATTACCACCGTTGCCCAAGAGGCCGGCGTGCCCTTAGCCGACCAAGAACTCTATTCCGACTCCCTCGGCGCACAGGGCAGCCGTGGCGACACCTATATCACCATGATCGAGGCCAATACCGAAGCGATCGTGGTGAATCTAGGGGGACAGTTCACGCCCTTTTCACCCTAG